A single region of the Anaerostipes rhamnosivorans genome encodes:
- a CDS encoding glycyl-radical enzyme activating protein — protein MKKEIKGLVFGIQHFSIHDGEGIRSNVFLKGCPLRCLWCHNPEGISTRMELQYFENRCRRCGRCREVFKDLKAVSGEPDSIKERFAENCPYGALELVGSYMTADEVLYEVREDQAFFCTSGGGITLSGGEPMMQTDFALELLKKSKEAGLSTAMETSGYSDQKNYERIYPYVDEFLWDFKETDRRRHKELTGADNRRILDNLKFLCEKGASVTLRCPVIPGANDTKEHFQGIADLLNRMDGLNGWELMPYHCLGTAKEKRLGESNGREFSVPSQETVSQWKEKIIKYQRKA, from the coding sequence ATGAAAAAAGAAATCAAGGGACTGGTTTTTGGGATACAGCATTTTTCCATCCATGACGGTGAGGGAATCCGCAGCAATGTCTTTTTAAAAGGATGCCCTCTGCGGTGCCTTTGGTGCCATAATCCCGAAGGAATTTCCACCAGGATGGAACTGCAGTACTTTGAGAACCGCTGCCGCCGGTGCGGCAGGTGCAGGGAAGTATTCAAAGATTTAAAGGCAGTATCAGGAGAACCAGACAGCATAAAAGAAAGGTTTGCCGAAAACTGTCCGTACGGCGCTCTGGAGTTGGTGGGAAGTTATATGACAGCAGATGAGGTGCTTTATGAGGTGCGGGAGGATCAGGCGTTCTTTTGCACAAGCGGAGGGGGGATCACCCTGTCTGGGGGAGAGCCGATGATGCAGACAGACTTTGCCCTGGAATTGCTCAAGAAATCAAAAGAGGCAGGGTTATCGACGGCAATGGAGACCAGCGGTTATTCGGACCAGAAGAATTATGAACGGATATATCCTTATGTAGACGAGTTTTTATGGGACTTCAAAGAGACAGACAGAAGAAGGCATAAAGAATTGACAGGCGCAGATAACCGGAGGATCTTGGACAATTTAAAATTTCTCTGTGAAAAAGGCGCGTCTGTCACGCTGAGATGCCCGGTGATCCCAGGGGCTAATGATACCAAGGAGCACTTTCAGGGAATTGCAGATCTTCTGAACCGGATGGACGGCCTAAATGGCTGGGAGCTCATGCCCTATCACTGTCTGGGTACAGCAAAAGAGAAACGGCTGGGAGAGAGCAATGGAAGAGAATTCAGTGTTCCCTCCCAAGAAACGGTAAGTCAGTGGAAAGAAAAAATCATCAAGTATCAGCGGAAAGCTTAA
- the rpoN gene encoding RNA polymerase factor sigma-54, translated as MDTSYRTNLELNQKQQLSQSQIQSLNILSLDNGELSEFLQNEYIENPILDYSPPSSCAPVSDSQAFDIPAENTEEVKTFLLDQLNQNDFSSAEWQTMKFMIDCLDSGGFFRISFHELSTLLTIPEKEIKRCYEVLSDLEPAGIFSRDLSQCLLKQLDIQGKKTEILEQIIKNHLDDIALGHISTISRSLKICTADVRKNIAIIRNLNSKPLQGFSTAKTEYITPDIIVSVQEDQWEIQLNDDWVGNYSLNDYYIKMLKDTKDPELKEYFQKKYERCRFLMASIEQRRHTILKITEALLKRQPDFFLNHGCLKPMTMNDVAEDIEMHVSTVSRGIKGKYLQFPCGVVSMRSLFTGASPCSGASVSSTDIKTVLKQLVASEDPRKPYSDQKLCTLLKEKGISISRRTVAKYREQLGIKGTYDRKEL; from the coding sequence TTGGATACGTCATACCGCACAAACCTGGAACTGAACCAAAAGCAGCAACTTTCCCAGTCTCAGATCCAGTCCCTGAATATCTTGTCGCTGGACAACGGGGAGCTATCTGAGTTCCTTCAGAATGAATACATAGAAAATCCAATCCTGGACTATTCCCCTCCTTCTTCTTGTGCTCCCGTTTCCGACAGCCAGGCATTTGATATTCCGGCCGAAAATACGGAGGAGGTAAAAACCTTTCTTTTGGACCAGCTGAACCAAAATGATTTTTCGTCAGCTGAATGGCAGACTATGAAGTTTATGATTGACTGTCTGGACTCCGGCGGTTTTTTCCGTATCTCTTTTCACGAGCTTTCTACTCTGCTCACAATCCCTGAAAAGGAGATCAAACGGTGCTATGAGGTACTCTCCGACCTGGAGCCCGCCGGCATTTTTTCCAGGGATCTGTCCCAGTGCCTGTTAAAGCAGCTGGACATCCAAGGGAAAAAGACAGAAATCCTGGAGCAGATCATTAAGAATCATCTGGATGACATAGCCCTTGGACATATCAGCACCATTTCAAGGAGCCTGAAGATCTGCACAGCCGATGTGCGGAAAAACATTGCCATCATCCGGAATCTGAACTCCAAGCCGCTGCAGGGGTTTTCCACTGCAAAAACCGAGTACATCACCCCGGATATCATTGTCTCTGTCCAGGAAGACCAGTGGGAGATCCAGCTGAACGATGACTGGGTGGGAAATTATTCACTGAATGATTACTACATAAAGATGCTCAAGGATACTAAAGACCCTGAGCTGAAGGAATATTTCCAAAAGAAATATGAGCGATGCCGTTTTCTCATGGCCAGCATTGAGCAGCGCAGGCATACAATCTTAAAGATCACAGAAGCCCTTCTGAAAAGACAGCCTGATTTCTTTCTGAACCACGGCTGCTTAAAGCCCATGACCATGAACGACGTGGCGGAGGATATTGAAATGCATGTGTCCACGGTAAGCCGCGGCATCAAAGGAAAATACCTTCAGTTTCCATGCGGCGTTGTCTCCATGAGGTCACTGTTTACCGGCGCGTCTCCCTGCTCCGGCGCTTCCGTCAGCAGTACAGATATCAAAACGGTCCTGAAACAATTAGTGGCATCAGAAGATCCACGGAAACCATACAGCGACCAAAAGCTCTGTACCCTTCTGAAAGAAAAGGGCATTTCCATCTCCAGACGGACCGTTGCAAAGTACCGGGAACAGCTGGGTATCAAAGGAACTTATGACCGGAAAGAGCTCTAA
- a CDS encoding sugar-binding transcriptional regulator → MGKLREERFIIKVVEMHYKQGMSQLEIGKKLNVSRTTISRTLAQARKEGYVQIKINYPEGAMTSTETILEQKFNLKEAVIACVKDGDDLSDEIAFYASDYILRTLKNHMTLALTRGVTLQKTVECLAKDVRLRFLKVDDVNVVPLMATTNIPPTAEKSYRLAYSNYLIDEVARIINGNGYQLLAPQYVTSSEVKEHFLNEASVKEVLDLAKSADVAVMGIGTVNQNSAIINAKLIPVEEFERMQEKGGTGEILSHVINKDGNLIEDDFEGRLISLSLEDLKKIPIRVGVAYGMEKKDAILSVLKGQLINVLITDDNVAEYLAKVKL, encoded by the coding sequence GTGGGCAAATTGAGAGAAGAAAGATTCATCATTAAAGTGGTAGAGATGCACTATAAACAGGGAATGTCACAGCTGGAGATAGGAAAAAAGCTGAATGTTTCGAGGACAACTATATCAAGGACCCTGGCACAGGCCAGAAAAGAAGGATATGTACAGATCAAGATCAACTATCCAGAAGGGGCCATGACAAGTACAGAGACGATCCTGGAACAGAAGTTTAATTTAAAAGAGGCAGTGATCGCCTGTGTAAAAGATGGTGATGACCTCAGTGATGAAATTGCTTTTTACGCTTCCGACTATATATTGAGAACATTGAAAAATCATATGACACTGGCCCTGACACGGGGGGTTACCCTTCAGAAGACGGTAGAGTGCCTGGCAAAGGACGTGAGATTAAGATTCCTCAAGGTGGACGATGTAAATGTTGTGCCGCTGATGGCGACCACCAACATTCCGCCCACTGCGGAGAAATCCTACCGGCTGGCTTATTCCAATTACCTGATCGATGAGGTGGCAAGGATCATCAACGGCAATGGCTACCAGCTTCTGGCGCCTCAGTATGTGACTTCATCGGAGGTGAAAGAGCATTTTCTCAATGAAGCCAGTGTAAAAGAGGTGCTGGACCTGGCAAAATCTGCAGATGTCGCAGTGATGGGAATCGGAACCGTCAACCAGAATTCCGCCATCATCAATGCGAAGCTCATACCAGTGGAAGAATTTGAGCGGATGCAGGAAAAGGGCGGTACCGGAGAGATCCTCTCCCATGTGATCAACAAAGACGGCAATCTGATCGAAGACGATTTTGAGGGCAGGCTGATCAGTTTAAGCCTGGAGGACCTTAAAAAGATACCGATCCGCGTTGGTGTGGCATATGGCATGGAGAAGAAGGATGCGATCTTAAGTGTCTTAAAAGGCCAGCTGATCAACGTTCTTATCACAGATGATAATGTGGCGGAGTATCTGGCAAAAGTAAAACTTTAA
- a CDS encoding PTS sugar transporter subunit IIB → MAKKLAVRVDDRLIHGQVVTQWVNVFKAQHIVVIDNNVAKDKMQKSVLKFAAPPDIKVSIFSVDKAVEAWEKNQFGSKNVFVLFRDVKQIAELQEKGVSFEEITIGQMAIINDRKQIYKQVGLSESEAQTLFDIERSGVKLYFQMQPTDKKESLEIMRKTFPDLN, encoded by the coding sequence ATGGCAAAGAAATTAGCAGTGAGGGTGGATGACAGATTAATCCACGGACAGGTGGTAACTCAGTGGGTCAATGTCTTTAAGGCACAGCATATTGTCGTCATAGACAACAATGTGGCAAAAGACAAGATGCAGAAAAGTGTCTTAAAGTTTGCGGCACCCCCGGATATCAAAGTCAGTATTTTCTCTGTGGACAAAGCCGTGGAAGCCTGGGAGAAAAACCAGTTCGGTTCAAAAAATGTGTTTGTACTTTTCCGGGATGTAAAACAGATTGCCGAACTGCAGGAGAAGGGCGTGTCTTTTGAAGAGATCACCATCGGACAGATGGCCATTATCAATGACAGAAAGCAGATCTACAAACAGGTGGGACTGTCAGAGAGTGAGGCACAGACTTTATTTGACATCGAGAGGTCCGGAGTGAAACTGTACTTCCAGATGCAGCCTACGGATAAAAAGGAATCCTTGGAGATCATGAGAAAAACATTTCCGGATCTTAACTAA
- a CDS encoding alpha/beta hydrolase, which translates to MEKYIKHKMEENRPHAFEKKVMEREMAKGEPRVAMFYQKNQIPAEDLDLAVLRTEMKREGEDITTSEIQEISKIIKVKDHMINIHIYRGKDTGKKKNAVLFIHGGAFFGGDVKTKSNQCRYLAEQAEAVVISPEYRLAPETPFPGPVEDVMGTLDWMTEHTEELKINGDKIAVMGESAGGTLAANCCLRDEKKRIGLAVYIYGALDLTPAEKTPYQWDYSKYEMDEKQKDYIMNRLFRFKELTDYMEELYVQNGYSTKDGDVSPLYAEDLSRMPKTLMVEAEFDYFKICNEEFVKRLTKAGKDTEVILYEGLDHGFFDRLGSLPQAQDCIDEIAQRVKAM; encoded by the coding sequence ATGGAGAAGTATATCAAACATAAGATGGAAGAGAACAGACCCCACGCGTTTGAGAAAAAAGTCATGGAGAGGGAAATGGCAAAGGGAGAGCCGAGGGTGGCAATGTTTTACCAGAAAAACCAGATCCCGGCGGAGGATCTGGATCTGGCGGTTTTAAGGACAGAGATGAAAAGAGAAGGAGAGGATATCACAACCAGTGAGATCCAGGAGATCTCTAAGATCATTAAAGTAAAAGACCATATGATCAACATCCACATATACCGGGGAAAGGACACTGGGAAGAAAAAGAATGCAGTGTTGTTTATCCACGGAGGGGCCTTTTTTGGTGGGGATGTAAAGACCAAAAGCAACCAGTGCAGGTACCTGGCAGAGCAGGCGGAGGCAGTGGTGATCTCTCCGGAATACCGTTTGGCGCCGGAGACACCGTTTCCAGGCCCGGTGGAGGATGTGATGGGGACTCTGGACTGGATGACAGAACATACGGAAGAGTTAAAGATCAACGGGGATAAGATCGCTGTCATGGGAGAGAGCGCCGGGGGGACACTGGCTGCCAACTGCTGTCTGCGGGATGAAAAGAAGAGAATCGGGCTTGCTGTCTATATCTATGGGGCACTGGACCTGACTCCAGCGGAGAAGACACCGTATCAATGGGATTATTCAAAGTATGAGATGGATGAAAAACAGAAGGATTACATCATGAACCGGCTGTTCCGTTTTAAAGAACTGACAGATTATATGGAAGAATTATATGTGCAGAATGGTTATTCCACAAAGGATGGAGACGTGTCACCGCTCTATGCCGAAGATTTATCGAGAATGCCCAAGACCCTGATGGTTGAGGCTGAATTCGATTACTTTAAGATATGCAATGAAGAGTTTGTCAAACGGCTCACGAAAGCGGGCAAGGATACAGAAGTGATCTTGTATGAAGGACTGGACCACGGTTTTTTTGACCGCCTTGGATCATTGCCACAGGCGCAGGACTGTATCGACGAGATCGCCCAAAGAGTCAAAGCAATGTAA
- a CDS encoding sensor domain-containing phosphodiesterase, whose protein sequence is MREADTWSQMILDELDHMIYLTDMGSYQLLYINQFGKQLLGIGDETEYLGKMCYQVLQGYSSPCSFCTNHKLKEQRVYTWLNHNQMLDEYFVIKDKIVHENGRALRLETAYNVTSTEQEKEELKFKLTNEETLVHCIQTLGEYEDMDTAIHELLKIIADFYHGDCAYIFEVDDNRQNIKKTYEWCTGQDQCRDRQIISRKKAEKWLNQLQEKGEFYIPNQNGESAGSEILKLRGADSLAAAPLAEKGEITGFIGVDNPKINTQGLLLLRSVASFVLNDIQKRRMKKKFEQMRCIDSLTGLENRNKYMQVLQQMEDQPVKNLGVVFLNLNGLKVTNDTYGQAYGDWLIYSTATALTGIFKEHVYRTGGDEYVVLCTEISREDFERKVSKLRGNIEQNKELSVSIGAVWDSGKRGIQEQIAYAGELMYIEKQIYYKRNLNVEYNRRSGISKCLIRDIEKGLFVVYLQPKVKIETGQIIGAEALVRKLRPDGTLIMPDKFIPMYEMENAIRHIDLFVLEEVCKIIRQWKQTAGSSPMISVNLSRVTLMEPDIVNSILKVCQSHQVDPSNICIEITESSSKIQLEELSRLAEEIITAGFKISLDDYGTEYSNLAILSAIDFNEIKLDKSLIESLETNEKSQVLVKYVIQMCRTLNHMIPIAEGIETEGQINILKDLGCCCGQGYFFSKPIPIHEFSKAYIQPEAKTS, encoded by the coding sequence ATGAGAGAAGCAGATACGTGGAGTCAAATGATACTGGATGAATTGGATCATATGATTTATCTCACAGATATGGGCAGTTATCAGCTTTTGTACATCAACCAATTTGGCAAGCAGCTGCTGGGGATTGGTGATGAGACAGAATATCTCGGAAAAATGTGCTATCAGGTCCTGCAGGGATACAGTTCTCCGTGCAGCTTCTGCACCAACCATAAACTAAAAGAGCAAAGGGTTTATACGTGGCTGAACCATAATCAGATGCTGGACGAATATTTTGTGATCAAAGATAAGATTGTACATGAGAACGGAAGGGCTCTAAGGCTGGAGACCGCATATAATGTCACCAGTACAGAACAGGAAAAAGAAGAATTAAAGTTTAAACTGACCAATGAAGAGACATTGGTACACTGTATCCAGACATTAGGAGAATACGAAGACATGGATACCGCCATTCATGAACTGTTAAAGATCATCGCAGATTTCTATCATGGGGACTGTGCCTATATTTTTGAAGTCGATGACAACAGGCAAAATATAAAAAAGACATATGAATGGTGTACCGGGCAGGATCAATGCAGGGACAGGCAGATAATATCCAGAAAAAAAGCAGAAAAGTGGCTGAATCAACTCCAGGAAAAAGGAGAGTTTTACATTCCAAATCAGAACGGGGAATCTGCCGGGAGCGAGATTTTAAAACTTAGAGGTGCTGACAGTCTGGCGGCAGCTCCATTGGCAGAAAAGGGAGAGATCACTGGATTTATCGGTGTGGATAATCCTAAGATCAATACGCAGGGGCTTCTTCTGCTGAGATCCGTGGCCTCCTTTGTGTTGAATGATATCCAAAAGCGCAGGATGAAGAAAAAGTTTGAGCAGATGAGGTGTATCGACAGCCTGACAGGTTTGGAAAACCGGAATAAATATATGCAGGTTCTTCAGCAGATGGAAGATCAGCCAGTGAAAAACCTGGGAGTTGTATTCTTAAACTTGAATGGGCTGAAGGTGACCAATGATACTTACGGGCAGGCCTACGGAGACTGGCTGATTTACAGCACAGCAACAGCGCTGACTGGAATTTTCAAAGAGCACGTCTACCGGACCGGAGGAGATGAGTACGTGGTTCTCTGTACAGAGATATCCAGGGAAGATTTTGAGCGCAAGGTCTCAAAACTCAGGGGAAATATAGAACAAAACAAAGAGCTCAGCGTCTCCATAGGAGCAGTATGGGATTCCGGAAAACGGGGAATCCAGGAACAGATCGCCTATGCAGGTGAATTGATGTATATAGAAAAACAGATTTACTACAAAAGAAATCTGAATGTGGAATATAACCGTAGATCAGGGATCTCAAAATGCCTCATAAGAGATATAGAAAAGGGTTTGTTTGTGGTCTATCTCCAGCCGAAGGTGAAGATCGAGACCGGTCAGATCATAGGGGCAGAGGCATTGGTCAGAAAGCTTAGGCCGGACGGTACCCTGATCATGCCGGATAAATTTATACCTATGTATGAGATGGAAAATGCGATCCGCCATATCGATCTGTTTGTTCTGGAGGAGGTATGTAAGATCATCAGGCAGTGGAAACAGACAGCTGGATCTTCCCCGATGATATCGGTGAATCTTTCCAGAGTCACTTTGATGGAACCGGATATCGTCAACAGTATTCTGAAAGTTTGCCAAAGCCACCAGGTGGACCCGTCCAACATCTGTATCGAGATCACGGAAAGCTCTTCCAAGATCCAGCTGGAAGAGTTAAGCCGGCTGGCGGAGGAGATCATTACTGCGGGATTTAAAATATCCTTGGATGATTACGGAACCGAATATTCCAATCTGGCGATTCTGTCCGCTATAGATTTTAATGAGATCAAGCTGGACAAAAGTCTGATCGAAAGTCTGGAGACCAATGAAAAGTCCCAGGTTCTCGTCAAATATGTGATTCAGATGTGCAGGACATTAAACCATATGATCCCTATTGCCGAAGGAATTGAGACCGAAGGCCAGATCAATATTTTAAAGGATTTGGGCTGTTGCTGCGGACAGGGCTATTTCTTTTCAAAGCCGATCCCCATTCATGAATTTTCTAAAGCTTATATCCAGCCGGAGGCTAAAACTAGCTGA
- a CDS encoding PTS sugar transporter subunit IIA, producing the protein MKKKLLIATHSTFAEGIKNAMELVTGTQDAVCTLCAYTEDMTEVETPVRKIMEELSPDEELIVATDIFGGSVNNEFMKYLASKKIHLVSGVNLPLLFELVSVLDAPDTTTAVKTALENAKDQMKYCNLLLEQAPLPRDSF; encoded by the coding sequence ATGAAAAAAAAATTATTGATCGCAACCCACAGCACATTTGCTGAAGGTATTAAAAACGCAATGGAACTTGTGACCGGCACTCAGGACGCTGTCTGCACCCTATGTGCTTACACGGAAGACATGACAGAGGTGGAGACGCCCGTCAGAAAGATCATGGAGGAACTCTCCCCAGATGAGGAACTGATCGTAGCCACGGATATCTTTGGAGGAAGTGTCAACAACGAATTCATGAAGTATCTGGCAAGTAAGAAGATCCACCTGGTCTCTGGTGTCAATCTCCCGCTCCTGTTCGAGCTGGTTTCTGTCCTGGATGCCCCTGACACAACAACGGCCGTGAAAACTGCCCTCGAAAATGCCAAGGACCAGATGAAATACTGCAACCTGCTCCTGGAACAAGCTCCATTACCCCGTGACTCTTTTTAA
- a CDS encoding pyruvate formate lyase family protein: MSERIKALKQYIQELNDQGVRSTYLYQYVADSLRKTENEPVQIRRAKAFSDVLAKVRLEVLPYELIAGSMLGMCPVYGVQMTKEEQEQKSIQTIETYLKKKKSDENFDGSLKFEEGHAKSFEEDFTSKKSRWSLMSRVHHDASIEFRDLQDQISLMEKRYEGCGEIEPYEIGRELERAFKIPYNEEDKKLYSELPWFVGNHLNLNYEKALKKGLSKLREEILGRYESASDADSLEFYHAALISIEAVSTFIKRYADQLDQCSRKKSVDHKRRKELEAMASVCLKISEQPADSFCEAIQLTWMLHIIANIQGGSALSFGRLDQYLYPFYENDRKRNKITPDEAKELLGCLWVKVNEPKMRTVQSVTLGGITPDGTDAVNELTRLCLETARELSMPYPNVGLRVNRLNPGWIYEEALETVKAGCGQPMLLNDDIWIPNMMELGYTQQQANDYYNMGCVEIMVPGKQPNWGVTEAIAFPVLIEEVMRKWEAGTVKIHTFEDFMKAYLQELDAAIEADRQEAAEKSANMAGRCYDPFSSIFIDGCLESGKDMLQNGSECPVHWSVYAYGIGTAADSLCAVKKFVFEKGTVTLEQLNKALKADFAGYEMLRIMLDRQTPAYGNGIEEVDSIADMVLTHFSKAVLKLNKLSDRDKFVSTLFGYFFHIYHGEIAGATPNGRHKGEPFSDSMGPGQGKDAKGPTRLLNSVVRLDSQYVTGGYALNFKLNPSILNDPKGKQAVVSLLKTYIASGGPQIQVYTTNLEDIKDAQIHPEKHRDLIVRVGGYCEFFVNLDRVLQNEIINRTMYGEG; the protein is encoded by the coding sequence ATGAGTGAAAGAATAAAAGCACTGAAACAGTATATCCAGGAGTTAAATGATCAGGGGGTGAGATCTACCTATCTTTACCAGTATGTAGCTGACTCATTGCGAAAGACAGAAAATGAGCCGGTTCAGATTAGAAGGGCAAAAGCATTTTCTGATGTGTTGGCTAAGGTAAGGTTGGAGGTTCTGCCCTATGAACTGATCGCAGGGAGTATGCTCGGCATGTGCCCGGTATACGGTGTCCAGATGACAAAAGAAGAGCAGGAACAAAAGTCCATACAGACGATCGAAACGTATTTAAAGAAAAAGAAGAGTGATGAGAATTTTGACGGATCCCTTAAGTTTGAGGAGGGCCATGCAAAAAGCTTTGAAGAAGATTTCACAAGTAAAAAAAGCCGGTGGTCTCTGATGTCCCGGGTCCACCATGACGCCAGTATTGAGTTTCGGGATCTTCAAGATCAGATCTCTTTGATGGAAAAAAGATATGAAGGCTGCGGGGAGATTGAACCGTATGAGATTGGACGGGAGCTGGAGCGGGCATTTAAGATTCCTTATAATGAAGAAGATAAGAAACTATACAGTGAACTTCCGTGGTTCGTAGGAAACCATTTGAATCTAAACTATGAAAAGGCATTAAAAAAAGGACTGTCAAAACTCAGGGAAGAGATCCTTGGCCGTTATGAGAGTGCCTCAGACGCAGACAGCTTAGAATTCTATCATGCAGCCCTCATCTCCATTGAGGCAGTGAGTACATTTATAAAAAGGTATGCGGATCAATTAGACCAATGCAGCAGAAAGAAATCTGTGGACCATAAACGAAGGAAGGAATTAGAAGCAATGGCGTCTGTGTGCCTTAAGATTTCAGAGCAGCCGGCAGACTCTTTCTGTGAAGCAATACAGCTGACATGGATGCTGCACATCATTGCGAATATCCAGGGCGGCTCAGCGTTATCCTTCGGCAGGCTGGATCAGTATTTATATCCGTTTTATGAAAATGACAGAAAACGGAATAAGATCACCCCTGATGAGGCAAAGGAGCTGCTGGGGTGTCTTTGGGTGAAGGTCAACGAGCCTAAAATGCGTACAGTCCAGAGCGTTACGCTGGGAGGGATCACACCGGATGGAACCGATGCGGTGAATGAATTGACCCGCCTTTGCCTGGAGACAGCAAGAGAGCTGAGTATGCCGTATCCGAATGTGGGACTCAGGGTAAACAGGCTGAATCCTGGCTGGATCTACGAGGAAGCTCTTGAGACTGTAAAAGCGGGATGCGGGCAGCCCATGCTGTTAAATGATGATATTTGGATCCCAAACATGATGGAGCTGGGATATACCCAGCAGCAGGCCAATGACTACTACAATATGGGCTGCGTGGAGATCATGGTCCCGGGGAAACAGCCCAACTGGGGAGTCACCGAGGCGATTGCATTTCCGGTGCTCATCGAGGAGGTCATGAGAAAGTGGGAAGCAGGAACAGTAAAAATACATACTTTTGAGGACTTTATGAAGGCTTACCTTCAGGAGCTGGATGCCGCTATCGAGGCAGACCGGCAGGAGGCGGCGGAGAAGAGCGCCAATATGGCTGGGAGGTGTTATGATCCGTTTTCTTCCATTTTCATTGACGGCTGTCTGGAGAGCGGAAAAGATATGCTGCAGAACGGCAGTGAGTGTCCGGTGCACTGGTCTGTGTATGCCTACGGCATCGGTACGGCGGCGGATTCTCTGTGCGCTGTGAAGAAATTTGTTTTTGAAAAAGGAACTGTGACACTGGAGCAATTAAACAAAGCATTAAAGGCTGATTTTGCAGGGTATGAAATGCTCCGGATTATGCTGGACCGCCAGACTCCGGCTTACGGCAACGGAATCGAAGAGGTGGACAGTATTGCAGATATGGTGCTCACCCATTTTTCAAAGGCGGTTCTAAAACTGAATAAACTTTCGGATCGGGATAAATTCGTCTCTACGCTCTTTGGCTATTTTTTTCATATTTATCACGGAGAGATCGCGGGGGCGACCCCAAATGGGAGACATAAAGGAGAACCGTTCAGTGATAGTATGGGGCCGGGACAGGGAAAAGATGCCAAGGGCCCTACCAGGCTGTTGAACTCAGTTGTACGTTTGGACAGCCAGTATGTCACAGGAGGATATGCACTGAATTTTAAACTGAATCCGTCCATTTTAAATGATCCTAAGGGGAAACAGGCGGTGGTCAGTCTGCTGAAGACCTATATTGCCTCCGGTGGTCCCCAGATCCAGGTTTACACAACCAATCTGGAGGACATAAAGGATGCCCAGATACATCCGGAAAAACACAGGGATCTGATCGTGCGGGTAGGCGGATACTGTGAGTTCTTTGTCAATCTGGACAGAGTTCTGCAGAATGAGATCATCAACCGGACAATGTACGGGGAAGGATAA
- a CDS encoding PTS sugar transporter subunit IIA, which produces MKVYRQEKLNQDLPGIILLSHGPFAVSLVETAQMIFGDSENIAAFSLEAGDDIDKYREAFVDMIEKFPKGSLIMVDLFGGTPCNQVMRYIQETGKVLEVAAGMNLPMLINAVMSREELAGKDFSTDTVENGKKGIFRIDVEGFLHDDDEDE; this is translated from the coding sequence TTGAAGGTTTACAGACAGGAAAAACTAAACCAGGATCTGCCGGGGATCATTTTGTTAAGCCACGGTCCGTTTGCGGTCTCACTGGTGGAAACAGCACAGATGATTTTTGGAGACAGTGAAAACATTGCTGCATTTTCTCTGGAAGCGGGGGACGACATTGACAAGTACAGGGAAGCTTTTGTGGACATGATAGAAAAGTTTCCAAAAGGCAGCCTGATCATGGTGGATCTGTTCGGGGGAACCCCGTGCAACCAGGTGATGAGATACATACAGGAGACAGGAAAGGTGCTGGAAGTTGCCGCGGGTATGAATTTACCGATGCTGATCAATGCGGTCATGTCCAGAGAAGAGCTTGCAGGAAAAGACTTCAGCACAGACACAGTGGAAAACGGGAAGAAGGGAATCTTCAGAATCGATGTGGAAGGATTCCTTCATGATGACGATGAAGATGAGTAA